Part of the Quercus lobata isolate SW786 chromosome 6, ValleyOak3.0 Primary Assembly, whole genome shotgun sequence genome, gaaattaaatataaagaaaaagttgaaTTAACTCACAGTTAGATGGCTTCCAACCTAAGATCATCTTATCACGATTGAAAACTATCCGATAACCAGTCATGAAGTTTTCTggatgaaataaataaaaccatatTGTAAGTAGAAATTTCTCAATATATTAGTGTCTGTTTGGGAAGaacttatttagttaaaattgaaatttttttgctgaaagtactatagataaaggtaaaagttaattaaatagtatagtgagacctatgaatagtaccaaaaagtacagtgaggcttatgaatagtagcaaaaataagctaaaattgCAAATAAGCTGAAATTTTGAGCTTGTTCCAAACGGACACTTAAACACAAGAGCACTTGTAGTTGTGGTgttaaaaagctaaaaagatatttttagcaccactaaaaAGCTATTTGGAGCTGCAACAATGGAGCTATAGCCAAAAAATTTGGCttctcagctacagtgcacagctaTTTTtagctgtgcactgtagctcaaaggttaaaacaaaaaatttgtgttcacaTTGCTGGTTTGAatatttgtggttttttttttttagtgggatgtattattttattgtagtagatatattattttattatgatatttatattattttattgtgttgaaaactaaaatagatccattGCTACAGCATgtgagtaggtaaaatagacaaaataacttttttgtggtgccaaataactaaaaatatagctctactgctgtggatgctcttaggaCACACAACTAAATGACATGAGGGACCATGAAAGTCCAGGTGTTGGTTTTCCCAAAATAGAAGTTGATAATATTGGCTTGTTCTATGATGCAATGATTATATGAAAACCATGTTTGCGGTTTCTTTTGCACATGCTAAACTCTGATTTAAAACATAGAGTGGAGCCAACCATGATTAGCTTCCTGTTGTTTAAACCTCCCATTGATAATGTCTTACTATATAAAccttataatttttaagttagaGACAGCTGATAGGATTCTTGGCATAATGTTTTTTAGCCATATTGTGGGAATGTTGGTTTAACAAGGATGAGATCACTTAATTAAAAGGGTTAATATAGTAATgatttagaaattttaatattaattggaCACAAGATGATTGAAATATGTAGATCTGACATGTTCACCAAAAAGTTGCAATTTACCCACCCCAAGAAATCACATTCATCAATCTAGAAATTATGTAATATTGttctcccaaaaaagaaaaagaaaattcaaatactttattgctttttatcaacttcataattcataataaataaagttgCAAATAAAGTAAGGTTATGTAGAGCATCCAAACTTTAATTGTTTTCACAGTGTCTGATAGTCTCCTTAAGAAGGAATGAATGCACAAagacaaaatttcaaaatgacaaaaaacatgaaaatgaaacttttatCGAGACCAACTGGTTACTAATAAGGATAGCTATTGATAAATACTTACGTCCTATGATGTTTATATCTGTACTTTTGAGAAGAGCTAGGCAATAGACATATCCACCCTGGAGACCATAACATCAATTTTCAGCATAACATAGACAAGAATAAGATCTTAAAGCACTAATAAGTGCGACAACACACCTTTGTAGAGAACACTTCTATTGGATTAGTGAGATAATACTGTTCTCCACCTTTCATTGTCAGATTCATTGTAGGGAACATATACGAGGTTTGATTTGCACTAcaattaaagtggagctaatTAGTGGTACAGAGTTGAAAAGGGAAAGCCAGTACAAAATAAGAATAGGTTTTCCCCAAATACCTCAATTCATAACAATATTCAAAAGGAATTTGGGAATTGGATGAATGTCGCTTTTCTGTGATCTGGGAATTGAACTGCAAAGTAacataaatcacataaattaatTTGCCATAAGATGAAGTTCCAAtgatatataaaactaaaagcTATCATTGAAATTACTTACAGTTTTAGAAATAAATGTATAAACTGGGTCCTTTAGTTGTGTAAATGATGTACCAGAGTCAAAGATTGCAGTGAGCTCCATCTTAGAAACATTCACTCCAACATTTATTTGAGTGATGCTAATGTTATAAGTTGGACTGGTAACAAGtttacaaggaaaaaaattagtGCAAGCAGCATGAGGTTCTAGTCAAAGATAGTCTTCTTATTAAACTAAATAATTTTGCCATTGACATTTACAATGTTAAGATATGACAACTTACAGTGAGGGTTCAACAGTGAATGATGTTTCTTTTTGTTCCGAGGTGCCATTATCTCCAAAATTTATTCTCCCAATCCCATCAGATCCAAAACACatggaaaaagaatttggaCCTAGCCCTTTTCTTGCTATGGTGCTAGGAACAGATATATTACCAAGATCAAGCCCAAGTAGACCGTTTGGTACAAGTCCATTCAGAAAAATACCAGTCTCATTTTTACCACAACTGAAACAAAATGAAAGGGTTAGATCACAAGGGTTACACACAAGAAGCAATTTCAATGACCAGATCCCCTCACCCctaattatcaaagaaaaagtaatgctggatgattttttttagtgtcCATACTAaagacattaatttttttttttctagtaataTCACCAGCCCTCTAAAAGTGTTTGATATCATGATAATCCTGAGCATAACCTACCTCCCTTAAGGTGTTTCAGTAAGCCTGAGGCAATAAAACACTTTGATAACCCTCACCAAAGATTACACTTATTTGAAGAGGAAAAGCGGCATACCAAACTCTAAATTTATCATCCAAATGATtgatatttacaaaaatatcaGCTATTccataattttatcattttaactaacaattttttaatatattgtggTAGTTTCCTAAAGTGCTATAGTACAGTACCTATAGCGGTGGTTTGGAAAATGCCTGCGTTAAACTACCTATTGTGGCAATTCCTAAAAGTGCTGTATTTGGTCTTCTATAGTGGCGGTTTTTAAAATCCCTGGGAAAAAAACACTACTATAgaaccagtttttttttttttggtagtgaaaTGATATTGCTTATGATATATAATTAGTATGATGTTCACTTGAAACAATATTTCTTCCAAAGATTTTGGTAGCTAGGAAAGCAATGAAAAATAACCTACCCTAAAGTGATTGGAGCATCTACAACTTTTGATTGATCATCATCTGTAATTAAGTGCAAAACATCCTCTACCAAGATCCCAGATGTTGACGTGTTGTTTGAAAGATACACAGCGCTATATGCACAATCGCTATTAGTTGAAGGACATTGATTTGGATCGCAATATATACTGCTGTTGCAAGAAACTTTATTGCTTGTTGATGATGCATTAGGACTGTAGATGTTGAAGTTTACTACCTGCTTGGCAAAAAGATTAATTGTTGGTGCATTTTgatattaaaatgaataaatgaaattttgattttggtaaaaaatTGGTTGACTGAATTAAAAAAGGTATGAGTTTCACGGGTTAATTAAGTTCTAGTGGGAAGTTATTGTTTCAGTAAGTAACCTATTCACATATTAATAAGGAAataatctaatttaatttataattgatgGTTTTATAGGGCTTTTAGTGTTGGATGCAAGAAATGGGTCAATTCCACGAACATGGAAGAGGTAGAGGTATGATGATTAGGCTTTGTCAAACAATTAGGTTGTTATATCTTGGTGGAGAGAAGTTGAAGAGAAAGGTTTGTGTtattggtttttgattttgagcACTGCATATGGCTTAAATCTTCTCAAAGAGTACATGATCTCCATGCCTCAATTAGAACCTCTTCTGACTAAATAATTGACTTTTGTAATTATAAAACGACTAATGTCTTATATTTTTACCAACAATTTTAACTAGATTTAATAAAGCTAAAACCTTAGAACTTAGAAGCCTAATCACACAATATTGAAAATCTCAACAAACCGTTCCATTTAAAGCCAATACCTTagacctttttttaaaaaaaaattcatagtacAATGGGGAAGTGGAGATTTGATTCTCCTATTTAAAGAGAGCAAGTTATGCCACTAAACTACTATTTCTTGACATCTTAGACTTTGTATATTAAGAAATATTGGATTTTTCTAATTGTCCTctatgtaatttatttattttttaacttctttgGTTGTCATATCCTTTgtaatgcaatatatatatatatatataaagtttttggaagaaaaagatatcacaaTTACACAATAAATGATTCCAGATAGGAGTACttgaagtaaaaatataattcaaagaTTAGAAATCCATGAGTCCAAGCAAATAagttatatatagataataaataaCATACCTGTCCAGATGATGTTGGTAAGCTGGTTACGCAAGTGCTGTTGTTACAATCGCATGGTAGCCAGAACAAATCACTGCCTGTGTCTAATGCTACCAAAAATGATACACTTGGTGTCCCCACAGAAACATTGGCATAATACAAACTGAAAATATCAACACCATTTTGAAGAAACAAAGTTAGAAGAAAAGGAACAAGAACtccaaggaagaaaaaaaaggaaagaaaaaggagtgaCTCTTAAGGATCATACTATCCCAAACTGTTGATGAGGAGGGTGCCGTTTCCATTGGCGAAAGTGAGCGGCGCCGGCGACTGGTTGTTACTGGCAGCGAGGTGGCGGCCCCGGATTATGCTGTCTCGGTGAGCCATAGCAACATAGTACTCCACGCTCCCTTTCTCTGGAAGCCCATCAAAGCCCAGAATTTGCTTAACTGGATCCGAGAACCGGTGGTGAATGTCGAATCCAAATGATCCCAACCCGTAACAGCTCCTGGAATTCAATCCCAGTAGTAACAATACCAGCAGTATGTATGATCCGGAAGTCAATGAATATGAACAAGTTGTACTGGTCCAAGCCAAAGCCATTGCTTTAGTTTGAAGTCTTTTCAAGGAGAAAACCAGACTTGCTCTACTAAAAAGCTAAAGCATGAATGATTGAGTACTATGAAGAGTTTTAGTTTATGTAGGGATAGAAAGTTGACACTTTCTCATCAGAACAAAACCAAGAAGTGGCATAGAAATAGTCGttgagtgagagagaagagagagagatatcgaGAGCTGGGGGTAGTGTTTGGTTTGGTCGTCGCTTAAGTTGGTGAGTGTGAGGTCGAAACCGCGGGTGTTTtattaaatattcatttattcttttcttcGCCAAATAAAATACTCAGTTATTCACCGCCAAGAAAAACATTCAAGTTGTTAAAGAGCAatgattctattaaaaaaaaaaaaaaacaaaagaagttgTAACGAGCAAGAAATATTTTCTGGGGATTATTTATTATTACAACTGCTAACagattgtttattttttgggattgttttgtcaaagaattagccaattacataaaatatgtctttAACAACTATAAACAAGGAttgatgaatgaatgaatttaattatgtaaaattttaatttgaatattgGCTAATCATAAGTAGGACTAGATGTATGATAAAGTGagtatacaatttttttgttcttcttaattttagacatttaagcatttaataatgtaatttttttagatctcaGGCTCAAAGCTCGACTTGAGCTCAAGTTTGAagttgatattaagcttgagcttggcttgactaattaatcaagccaaACTCAAACTTTTTGGCTTTCCCACAAGCTTAAGTTCAAACACTATTTTTAAGCTTGTCACAAACTCTAGCCAAGTTTGAGCTTTTGAATTTTCATAACAAGCCAAGTTTGAACATGCACTACTTGATAAAGCTCAGCTTGTTTACAGCCCTATTCGCAAGCTAGATTATGGGAACCAACAATCCTAGTTTACTCAAAGACTAATTGAATCTCAACTTTCACCTAGGAAAAATCTCTAACTTGCataattattatgataaattaagTTAGAAAGAGGGGTGAAAATGTCTCTACagattatttaattttattttttaagagataattcCAATATTCGGGCGTAAActtatttatgtattatttgCACTTTCACGTATACGTAAGTGCAAAGACCAGCTCATATCCCTTCTTGCGTTGAAATGTAGGTTTCTTGGAACGCTAGAGTACGTCACAAAATGACGTGTGGAATAAAAACTGAGAATGTTGAATACAATTATCACAAAATGATGTTATCAATAAGAGTTAGTGGAATTTGGACGTACAAagatcattctcatgaaatgatgtatacccttttttttggattttctaatgCTCTAAAAATGAAGATCAAGTGTTTTACCCTTACAAATCTAAATCACTTGTAAGAAGTTCTTCAAAAGAGTAGAGTCTTTGCCAAAAAATACTGTGGCACGAAATAAATGTTAGTATgggtataaaaaataaaatcaggATATATAATCACAATTCAGTTCAATGTTATGCcatgattttttattgaataagtatttaATCAACTGTTGAATTACATCGATGCAACCCATTCCAggttgaaattatatattaaaataatataaaaatttatgtagGTAAAGAGTTATAATAGCTTTGACTTGAATTAAATTACAATTGATGCAACCCATTCCAATATTATTCTAATCCATAACTTTCAATCTATACgattaacattttaaaattttggccACTCCAAATTTCGTGTTAATCAGGTATtatatatttactatatatCTTATTCACAAActtaagttttatatataatttttaaagttgaaaaaacttgaaatttaaatattttacaattaagTAGTTATCGATCTTCGATCCCCTTGATCTTTTGCAAATATAGAAGGTATAAgaagataatatattattatggtTGATtagtcaaaatattatttttgatgaaaaaaatagaGTGGCATAAGTATAACATCACATAGAATTATCTGGAGtataattgaaatatatatacacattattAAACCAAAGAATCGAACTGGCCAGAATGCTAGAACTTACGAAAGAGtaaggttttgaaacccggaccGGACGATCCGACCGAAAAAACTGGAAACTGGATTAAAATccggttttttaagcataaaaaatCGGGAATACATAAGATCTGAGAGAACCGGACGAACCGAGGTTCAACCAGAAAAACCGGACGACCTGTAGGCCGGTTCAACCAGTCATAGAATagggaaaaattaaagaaaaatgcgGTTGTCAAGATCCGAACCTGAGCTCTCACACCTTGTAACAGGGAAGTTTATATCGTACTGTACCAGTCGTACCGTCGGTATTTACCGTACCGGCACCTAAACCGATACCCAAACATGGTTGTTTCTTACCGCTCCAAATACCAGGGCATACCGGATTGTATCGGCCATAACGGGAAATATATTAGATTctggccaaaaaataaaaattggctggtattaaaaaaaaaaaaaaaccaaaataaatgaTGTCAGTGGATAAGAATAAAAAACCAGATAGCTCAGATCCTCACTGTCGACATGATGTTCTAGTAGTGACTCTATTTTTCCGTTCAACCTCTCAGCTAGTCCTcctaatcttcttcttcttcgcgCAGAGTCCCAAAAGCCAAACTTCTTCcctcttttctatttcttactTTATCTTATGGTTATGGACGATAGACTCAAGTAAgagctttttaaattttattttgtcggAGGACATGTGTAACTTTTATGGCCTTTAAACTTGAAGTTTGGGTAGTGTGCCTCTGATAGGACACTAACCCATGTGAACTTGataattcaaatttgtaaaaacttttattttttaattaaaatctttttaaaactttagagAAATTACATTAGTTTGTGCATAAGATTCCgtttattttacattaaaacctacttttttctattttacactatcatttttacaaaacattcacatcagtttatctattttacaagatatttcaataaaatattctttcttctcaattttttttattatttttctcatctGCCTTTACATACAATACgcgtgctctctctctctctctgtccaTTTTTTTCTGatttgcttctctctctctcttttctaccttctctcattctttctcaaaaacaacCAACCCAACCGGCCGATCCACGAACCATGCTGACTGGACTTCTTCACTGGCCGATCCACGAACCAAGCTCCACAACCCTCTTACCGATCCAACCTCTCGGGTCTTTTTCTCAACCCATCGACCCAGATCACTCGCCATCAATGGCCTTTTCTCCCGCTCCGTTAAGCCTCACACTTTTCAACACTCCTCTCCAATATCACCACTCTCACCCACAAGCACCGATCGTTCCAGTCAAGTTTCAATCTATCTCTCTATTGGTTTGTTtgtgtgggtttgtttgtgtgtgggtgtgtttgtgtgttgatttgtctgtgtggatgtgtttgtgtgtgggtgtgggtgtgtttgtgtgcatctgaggaaaaagaagatgaggagAGGAAAGTCACTAAGTTCGTTGTgcatggagaagagagagaaaaaaaaagtgcgaACAGAATAAACGCACAATTATGCACAAGCTagtgtgggtgtttttttgttcaaattgtgtaaaattagtcactttttccattttgcacAATTATGTCCAAGCTGATGTAATTGCTCTTAGAAATTTCCAATGGCAAGTAGAAAAAgacattaattattattattattattattattattattattattatcatcaactaaatagtaaatacatcAATGGCCTAATATTACTAATTAGCTCACACTTTAACTTAAGCTTAACATATTAagtgaaatttttatttctaaatttaaatttcttttacaaaTCATAGGGATTTAACttaacatatataaacatatcAAATTAGCGGTAATCCCAAAACGGTACACCAGTATTAACTGGTACCGAAATATTTCGTTTTTATGACTAAAACGAAACACCCCCCGGAATGGTATTGACTTCCTTGCCTTGTAAGCAAGACTGAAGCCATGACCAATGGACCAAGTGCTCTTCTTGGGAGCTAATATgcaatattattaaatttataataaatttacatgatttatAGTTTCTAAACTTCTATGTCATCTTTctcaacatattaattattactaaat contains:
- the LOC115993550 gene encoding aspartyl protease family protein 1-like — its product is MALAWTSTTCSYSLTSGSYILLVLLLLGLNSRSCYGLGSFGFDIHHRFSDPVKQILGFDGLPEKGSVEYYVAMAHRDSIIRGRHLAASNNQSPAPLTFANGNGTLLINSLGYLYYANVSVGTPSVSFLVALDTGSDLFWLPCDCNNSTCVTSLPTSSGQVVNFNIYSPNASSTSNKVSCNSSIYCDPNQCPSTNSDCAYSAVYLSNNTSTSGILVEDVLHLITDDDQSKVVDAPITLGCGKNETGIFLNGLVPNGLLGLDLGNISVPSTIARKGLGPNSFSMCFGSDGIGRINFGDNGTSEQKETSFTVEPSLPTYNISITQINVGVNVSKMELTAIFDSGTSFTQLKDPVYTFISKTFNSQITEKRHSSNSQIPFEYCYELSANQTSYMFPTMNLTMKGGEQYYLTNPIEVFSTKGGYVYCLALLKSTDINIIGQNFMTGYRIVFNRDKMILGWKPSNCYNDSNSNTSPISSSHSSTTSPSSPSLSPAASPALVVNPKAKAPSSHSPKLKAFTCTIMMIFVSFLAIV